The Ammospiza nelsoni isolate bAmmNel1 chromosome 10, bAmmNel1.pri, whole genome shotgun sequence genome includes a region encoding these proteins:
- the FAM43A gene encoding protein FAM43A, with product MLPWKRSKVELAAGEARRQSKPKGYAVSVHYSALTSLARACPESALHRVGSMFRSKRRKFRVTSEDPTYTVLYLGNATTIQSKGEGCTDLAVCKIWSKSEAGRQGTKMKLTISAQGIRMAHAEDKGLRRPGHLYLLHRVTYCVADPRLPRVFAWIYRHELKHKAVMLRCHAVLVSKPEKAKAMALLLYQTSATALAEFRRLKKRDDARHQQQQLVGEQSIPLVPLRKLLNGQCCYKPPVERSRSAPKLGSITEDLLGEEQEERAMHCDCEDILEALGEPEGELLRPSTGRGESPELGQLLRDLGELSLGNDLRSLRADLRVRRLLSGESTGSESSLESGGTDGAAPPGSDAEQPPPGDPETG from the coding sequence ATGCTGCCCTGGAAGCGGAGCAAGGTGGAGCTGGCGGCGGGCGAGGCGCGGCGGCAGAGCAAGCCCAAGGGGTACGCGGTGAGCGTGCACTACTCGGCCCTCACCTCGCTGGCCCGCGCCTGCCCCGAGAGCGCCCTGCACCGCGTGGGCAGCATGTTCCGCTCCAAGCGGCGGAAATTTCGCGTTACCAGCGAAGACCCCACGTACACTGTGCTCTACCTGGGCAACGCCACCACCATCCAGTCCAAAGGTGAGGGCTGCACCGACCTGGCCGTCTGCAAGATTTGGAGCAAGAGCGAGGCGGGCCGGCAGGGCACCAAGATGAAGCTGACCATCAGCGCGCAGGGCATCCGCATGGCCCACGCCGAGGACAAGGGGCTGCGCCGGCCCGGCCACCTCTACCTGCTGCACCGGGTCACCTACTGCGTGGCCGACCCGCGCCTGCCCCGTGTTTTCGCCTGGATCTACCGCCACGAGCTGAAGCACAAGGCGGTGATGCTGCGCTGCCACGCCGTGCTGGTCTCCAAGCCCGAGAAGGCGAAGGCCATGGCCCTGTTGCTGTACCAGACTTCGGCCACGGCACTGGCCGAGTTCCGTCGGCTGAAGAAGCGGGACGACGCgcggcaccagcagcagcagctggtgggcGAGCAGAGCATCCCGCTGGTGCCGCTGCGCAAGCTGCTCAATGGGCAGTGCTGCTACAAGCCCCCGGTAGAGCGGAGCCGCAGCGCGCCCAAGCTGGGCTCCATCACGGAGGACCTACTGGGCGAGGAGCAGGAAGAGCGGGCCATGCACTGCGATTGCGAAGACATCCTGGAGGCGCTGGGCGAGCCCGAGGGCGAGCTGCTGCGCCCCAGCACCGGCCGCGGcgagagcccagagctgggccagCTCCTCCGCGACCTGGGCGAGCTCAGCCTGGGCAACGATCTGCGCTCGCTGCGCGCCGACCTGCGCGTCCGCCGCCTGCTTTCTGGGGAAAGCACGGGCAGCGAGTCCTCCCTGGAGAGCGGCGGCACGGAcggggccgccccgcccggcAGCGACGCCGAGCAGCCGCCCCCCGGCGACCCCGAGACCGGCTGA